One part of the Bacteroidia bacterium genome encodes these proteins:
- a CDS encoding DUF4266 domain-containing protein: MGTSCVSVKAYEKMYLNDSDMVLSSRKVENYQNTFHSYREGASGANGGKVGGGCGCN; encoded by the coding sequence ATGGGTACTTCCTGTGTATCTGTCAAAGCCTATGAGAAAATGTATCTCAATGACTCGGATATGGTGCTCAGCTCTCGCAAAGTCGAAAACTATCAAAACACTTTCCATTCCTATCGGGAAGGAGCCTCGGGTGCCAATGGAGGAAAAGTTGGCGGAGGCTGCGGTTGTAACTAA
- a CDS encoding FAD:protein FMN transferase has translation MRSFLSASTMGSDSGFIKRNWVLILCMLSLGFEVKGQSHTHIHESFHMGSPFAITVIHEDKDKAWEGIKAAEREIERIEALISSWKESSQTSAINRAAGKEAVEVDAELFQLISRAQKVSQLSSGAFDISYASMDRIWKFDGSMTELPSDEAISNSVARINYKNILLNKEKQTVFLKVKGMKIGFGAIGKGYAANRAKKILQEMGIESGMVNAGGDLIAWGKEENGQAWKIAVADPSKEKQVLAWLEVDNKAVVTSGDYERYVILDGKRYAHIIDPRSGWPVQGLKSVSIICPDAEIADALATTVFVLGKEKGLELVEKLRGIECIIITDENEIVTSSHLNLSHE, from the coding sequence ATGAGATCATTTCTTTCGGCATCGACTATGGGTTCGGATTCAGGATTTATTAAGCGTAACTGGGTTCTGATCCTATGCATGCTCTCCCTTGGTTTTGAGGTGAAAGGGCAATCTCATACCCATATCCATGAGAGCTTTCATATGGGTTCTCCTTTTGCCATAACCGTCATCCATGAGGACAAAGACAAAGCCTGGGAAGGAATAAAGGCTGCTGAAAGGGAAATTGAGCGAATAGAAGCCCTCATTTCTTCCTGGAAAGAAAGCTCGCAAACTTCAGCCATAAATCGGGCAGCAGGTAAAGAAGCTGTTGAAGTAGATGCCGAACTTTTCCAACTCATTTCCCGAGCACAAAAAGTTTCTCAATTGAGTAGTGGGGCCTTTGACATTTCCTATGCCTCTATGGATCGTATCTGGAAATTTGATGGCTCTATGACAGAACTTCCCTCTGATGAGGCCATCTCAAATTCTGTAGCAAGGATCAACTATAAAAACATCCTACTCAATAAAGAAAAGCAGACCGTCTTTCTCAAGGTGAAAGGAATGAAAATCGGATTTGGGGCTATTGGCAAAGGCTATGCAGCTAATCGAGCGAAAAAAATCCTACAGGAAATGGGAATAGAATCAGGTATGGTAAATGCCGGTGGAGATTTAATTGCCTGGGGAAAGGAAGAAAACGGCCAAGCCTGGAAGATTGCAGTTGCTGATCCCAGCAAAGAGAAGCAGGTGCTTGCCTGGCTGGAAGTAGATAATAAAGCGGTCGTTACAAGCGGGGATTACGAACGCTATGTGATTCTGGACGGGAAAAGATATGCACATATTATAGATCCGAGAAGTGGTTGGCCTGTGCAAGGCTTGAAAAGTGTGAGCATCATTTGCCCCGATGCAGAAATAGCAGATGCGCTGGCAACGACTGTTTTTGTATTAGGAAAAGAAAAAGGTCTGGAGCTGGTCGAAAAATTGCGGGGCATTGAATGCATCATTATTACAGATGAAAATGAAATTGTAACTTCGAGTCACCTAAATCTTTCTCATGAATAA